The following DNA comes from Noviherbaspirillum sp. L7-7A.
CTTCCTGATGACCAGCGCCAACGCCGGCTTGCTGGGTGCCACGCTCGCCCTGTTTTCCCGCGCCGCGCCGATTCAGGCCGCCCAACAATTGGCCGCCGCCAGGGACGAGCCTACCCCCAGCGGCTACCACGAAACCGATCACATCCGTAAGTACTACGCCAAAGCGCGCCAATTCTGAGGCTGCCCATGACCCTGCTCCGTAAAACCGGTGATACTGTCAAGCGTTCCACCCTGGTGCCACGAAGCC
Coding sequences within:
- a CDS encoding formate dehydrogenase, producing MTDTSDSGKARRGFLMTSANAGLLGATLALFSRAAPIQAAQQLAAARDEPTPSGYHETDHIRKYYAKARQF